A portion of the Cryptomeria japonica chromosome 5, Sugi_1.0, whole genome shotgun sequence genome contains these proteins:
- the LOC131039532 gene encoding uncharacterized protein LOC131039532 isoform X1 — MYSTISMAAYRQAYAAAGNGMAQQQSPLLFPLPADPYSAYLLLEDDEDDENGDSASTSCCWGCCPNYLRELPFPQDRCLTVEYTTHNRENSQTKHDRVYFIPVLGQPISSHCYYCVRAEGKRKGLVETCSTEEDMSTLCFCRCVNDIRPRPLQPTNSYQHMQIISKRKSRFTAKCIASDGFPPLFLRRDGWSVVAKDIRGKHGRLPHVGGENTDLRGRSPSFDFSLLQKTSPVVLVGEWYCPFIFINELGTRLEDPKIQLMECPFYKMDLEKFWEEMYSTQGMTEKYVDVEKTLRVEEGLLFGEEVTEEITDDDGSVLFKGLGRQSGEATGVKLSWPIIAKMRADQHRYGLEQAGRDVRVKKSFSGSGMERKFACYVVVERYVLKRIDGSIAISYSFRHSNQIQGKWEV, encoded by the exons ATGTATTCCACAATATCTATGGCGGCCTACAGGCAGGCCTATGCAGCGGCAGGAAATGGCATGGCTCAACAGCAGAGCCCACTTCTATTCCCACTGCCTGCGGATCCTTACTCTGCATATCTCTTACTTGAGGACGACGAAGATGATGAAAATGGTGACTCTGCTTCTACCTCATGCTGTTGGGGATGCTGCCCAAATTACCTGCGAGAATTGCCATTTCCCCAAGATAGATGCTTAACAGTCGAGTACACTACACATAACAGGGAAAACAGTCAAACAAAACACGATAGAGTGTATTTTATTCCTGTTTTGGGGCAACCCATCTCCTCCCATTGCTACTATTGCGTGCGAGCTGAAGGCAAGCGCAAGGG ACTAGTGGAAACATGCTCTACTGAAGAAGACATGTCGACACTTTGCTTTTGTAGATGTGTGAACGACATTCGTCCTAGACCTCTACAACCCACCAACTCATATCAACATATGCAGATAATCTCCAAGAGAAAGTCAAGATTCACAGCAAAGTGTATAGCTTCTGATGGTTTCCCTCCTCTGTTTTTGCGTAGGGACGGTTGGAGTGTAGTAGCCAAAGACATACGTGGCAAACATGGCAGACTTCCACATGTTGGAGGGGAAAATACTGATCTCAGAGGACGATCTCCCTCATTTGATTTCTCTTTGTTACAGAAAACTTCCCCTGTTGTTCTAGTTGGGGAGTGGTACTGCCCCTTTATCTTTATCAATGAATTGGGTACCAGATTGGAGGATCCTAAGATTCAGCTCATGGAGTGTCCTTTCTATAAGATGGATCTCGAAAAGTTCTGGGAAGAGATGTACTCTACTCAAGGTATGACAGAAAAATATGTTGATGTGGAGAAAACCTTAAGAGTAGAAGAAGGGCTATTGTTTGGAGAAGAGGTAACTGAGGAAATTACAGATGATGATGGCAGTGTTTTGTTTAAAGGTTTGGGGAGGCAATCGGGAGAGGCAACAGGTGTGAAACTTAGCTGGCCCATTATTGCCAAAATGAGGGCAGATCAACACAGGTATGGATTAGAACAAGCAGGAAGAGATGTAAGAGTGAAGAAATCATTTAGTGGCAGTGGGATGGAAAGAAAATTCGCCTGTTATGTCGTAGTGGAAAGATATGTTCTGAAAAGAATTGATGGGAGCATTGCCATTTCTTATTCATTCAGACATTCAAACCAAATTCAAGGGAAGTGGGAAGTATGA
- the LOC131039532 gene encoding uncharacterized protein LOC131039532 isoform X3 encodes MRGKTDGWSVVAKDIRGKHGRLPHVGGENTDLRGRSPSFDFSLLQKTSPVVLVGEWYCPFIFINELGTRLEDPKIQLMECPFYKMDLEKFWEEMYSTQGMTEKYVDVEKTLRVEEGLLFGEEVTEEITDDDGSVLFKGLGRQSGEATGVKLSWPIIAKMRADQDRYGLQRGGGDVRVKKSFSGSGIERKFACYVVVERYMLKRMDGSIVLTYSFRNSNQIQGKWEV; translated from the exons ATGAGGGGCAAAAC GGACGGTTGGAGTGTAGTAGCCAAAGACATACGTGGCAAACATGGCAGACTTCCACATGTTGGAGGGGAAAATACTGATCTCAGAGGACGATCTCCCTCATTTGATTTCTCTTTGTTACAGAAAACTTCCCCTGTTGTTCTAGTTGGGGAGTGGTACTGCCCCTTTATCTTTATCAATGAATTGGGTACCAGATTGGAGGATCCTAAGATTCAGCTCATGGAGTGTCCTTTCTATAAGATGGATCTCGAAAAGTTCTGGGAAGAGATGTACTCTACTCAAGGTATGACAGAAAAATATGTTGATGTGGAGAAAACCTTAAGAGTAGAAGAAGGGCTATTGTTTGGAGAAGAGGTAACTGAGGAAATTACAGATGATGATGGCAGTGTTTTGTTTAAAGGTTTGGGGAGGCAATCGGGAGAGGCAACAGGTGTGAAACTTAGCTGGCCCATTATTGCCAAAATGAGGGCAGATCAAGATAGATATGGATTACAACGAGGAGGAGGAGATGTAAGGGTGAAGAAATCATTTAGTGGGAGTGGGATAGAAAGAAAATTTGCTTGTTACGTTGTTGTGGAAAGATATATGTTGAAAAGAATGGATGGGAGCATTGTTCTTACTTATTCATTCAGAAACTCGAACCAAATCCAGGGGAAGTGGGAAGTATGA
- the LOC131039532 gene encoding uncharacterized protein LOC131039532 isoform X2, giving the protein MRGKTLVETCSTEEDMSTLCFCRCVNDIRPRPLQPTNSYQHMQIISKRKSRFTAKCIASDGFPPLFLRRDGWSVVAKDIRGKHGRLPHVGGENTDLRGRSPSFDFSLLQKTSPVVLVGEWYCPFIFINELGTRLEDPKIQLMECPFYKMDLEKFWEEMYSTQGMTEKYVDVEKTLRVEEGLLFGEEVTEEITDDDGSVLFKGLGRQSGEATGVKLSWPIIAKMRADQDRYGLQRGGGDVRVKKSFSGSGIERKFACYVVVERYMLKRMDGSIVLTYSFRNSNQIQGKWEV; this is encoded by the exons ATGAGGGGCAAAAC ACTAGTAGAAACATGCTCTACTGAAGAAGACATGTCGACACTTTGCTTTTGTAGATGTGTGAACGACATTCGTCCTAGACCTCTACAACCCACCAACTCATATCAACATATGCAGATAATCTCCAAGAGAAAGTCAAGATTCACAGCAAAGTGTATAGCTTCTGATGGTTTCCCTCCTCTGTTTTTGCGTAGGGACGGTTGGAGTGTAGTAGCCAAAGACATACGTGGCAAACATGGCAGACTTCCACATGTTGGAGGGGAAAATACTGATCTCAGAGGACGATCTCCCTCATTTGATTTCTCTTTGTTACAGAAAACTTCCCCTGTTGTTCTAGTTGGGGAGTGGTACTGCCCCTTTATCTTTATCAATGAATTGGGTACCAGATTGGAGGATCCTAAGATTCAGCTCATGGAGTGTCCTTTCTATAAGATGGATCTCGAAAAGTTCTGGGAAGAGATGTACTCTACTCAAGGTATGACAGAAAAATATGTTGATGTGGAGAAAACCTTAAGAGTAGAAGAAGGGCTATTGTTTGGAGAAGAGGTAACTGAGGAAATTACAGATGATGATGGCAGTGTTTTGTTTAAAGGTTTGGGGAGGCAATCGGGAGAGGCAACAGGTGTGAAACTTAGCTGGCCCATTATTGCCAAAATGAGGGCAGATCAAGATAGATATGGATTACAACGAGGAGGAGGAGATGTAAGGGTGAAGAAATCATTTAGTGGGAGTGGGATAGAAAGAAAATTTGCTTGTTACGTTGTTGTGGAAAGATATATGTTGAAAAGAATGGATGGGAGCATTGTTCTTACTTATTCATTCAGAAACTCGAACCAAATCCAGGGGAAGTGGGAAGTATGA